From a single Rhinolophus ferrumequinum isolate MPI-CBG mRhiFer1 chromosome 15, mRhiFer1_v1.p, whole genome shotgun sequence genomic region:
- the DRC7 gene encoding dynein regulatory complex subunit 7 isoform X1 — MEVLKEKVEEEEAAEREEAAERAERGEKMRPSEVRKGGTIMTQEMLRDLEKKLSEIEITVPGRDSIISEDTVDTSKLPLSYQSNTPKEEHLLQVADNFSCQYSHLCPDRVPLFLHPLNECKVPKFVSTTIRPTLMPYPELYNWDSCAQFVADFLSMVPLSDPLKPPSHLYSSTTVIKYQKGNCFDFSTLLCSMLIGSGYDAYCVNGYGSQDLCHMDLTREVCPLTVKPKQIVQKKEMAPPKKYSVKPPRDLSSRFEKEQEMKKQEGIRAEEERRLRKEEARLQEVANANSDPLYGLRVHCWVLVLSGKREVPENFFIDSFTARSYSTQDDHFLGIESLWNHKNYWVNMQDCWNCCKDLVFDLGDPVRWEYLLLGTDKPYLSVTEEDDNELNDDDDVENLGKEEEDKSFDMPHSWVEQIEISPEAFETRCPNGKKVIHYKQAKLEKWTPYLNSNGLVCRLSTYRDLECTKTLEIKEWYQNRKDMLDLKHINEITGLIIDYFKPGHPQSLRMHSYTSMQPETDRIMEFYEKARVDGLIKREETPKTMTEYYQGRADFLSYRHVTFGPRVKNLALNSAESNPRPMVKITERFFRNSAKPADEDVAERAFLILEERIQLRYHCREDYITASKREFLQRTDVDSKGNKIIMTPDMCISFEVEPMEYTKKLLYQYEAMMQLKNEEKLSRHQAWESELEVLEILKLLEEEEAAHTLTISIYDTKRNEKSREHREAMERVMHEEHMRQVEAQLDYLAPFLAQLLPGEKLTRGQAMRLKDECLSDFKQRLIDKANLIQARFEKETQELQKKQQWYQENQVTLTAEDEDLYLSYCSQAMFRIRILEQRLNRHKELAPLKYLALEEKLHKDPRLVEFLRGYV; from the exons ATGGAGGTCCTGAAGGAgaaagtggaggaggaggaggcagccgAGAGAGAGGAGGCAGCCGAGCGGGCAGAGAGGGGCGAGAAGATGAGGCCATCAGAGGTCCGGAAGGGGGGAACCATCATGACACAGGAGATGCTCAGAGACCTGGAGAAAAAGCTGTCGGAGATTGAGATTACTGTCCCAGGCAGGGACTC GATCATTTCCGAGGACACTGTCGACACCTCCAAGCTGCCCCTTTCCTACCAAAGCAACACGCCCAAGGAGGAACACCTGCTGCAGGTGGCGGATAACTTTTCCTGCCAGTACAGCCACCTGTGCCCGGACCGCGTGCCCCTCTTCCTGCACCCACTGAATGAATGCAAAGTGCCC AAGTTCGTGAGCACAACCATCCGGCCCACACTCATGCCCTACCCCGAGCTCTACAACTGGGACAGCTGCGCCCAGTTTGTGGCAGACTTCCTCTCTATGGTGCCCTTGTCGGACCCCCTCAAGCCG CCCTCGCACCTGTACTCCTCGACCACGGTGATCAAGTACCAGAAGGGCAACTGCTTCGACTTCAGCACACTGCTCTGCTCCATGCTCATCGGCTCTGGCTACGACGCCTACTGCGTCAACGGCTACGGCTCCCAGGACCTATGCCACATGGACCTGACTCGGGAGGTGTGCCCGCTCACCGTGAAGCCCAAGCAG ATAgtccagaaaaaggaaatggcaCCACCTAAGAAGTACTCAGTCAAACCCCCCAGGGACCTGAGCAGCAGGTTTGAGAAGGAGCAGGAGATGAAGAAGCAGGAGGGGATCCGAGCCGAGGAGGAGAGGCGgttgaggaaggaggaagcacGCCTCCAG GAGGTGGCGAATGCAAACAGCGACCCTCTGTATGGCTTGCGGGTGCACTGCTGGGTGCTGGTGTTGTCGGGGAAGCGTGAGGTGCCTGAGAACTTTTTCATTGACTCGTTCACGGCTCGCAGCTACAGCACCCAGGACGACCACTTCCTGGGCATCGAGAGCCTCTGGAACCACAAGAATTACTGGGTCAACATGCAGGACTGTTGGAACTGCTGCAAG GACTTGGTCTTTGACCTGGGAGACCCTGTGAGATGGGAGTACCTGCTCTTGGGGACCGATAAGCCTTACCTGTCCGTGACTGAGGAAGATGACAATGAACTGAACGATGACGATGACGTGGAAAATCTG GGCAAGGAGGAAGAGGATAAGAGCTTTGATATGCCACACTCGTGGGTGGAGCAGATTGAGATCTCCCCAGAAG CATTTGAGACCCGCTGCCCAAACGGGAAGAAGGTGATACACTACAAGCAGGCCAAGCTGGAGAAGTGGACCCCCTACCTCAACAGCAATGGCCTCGTGTGCCGCCTCAGCACCTACAGGGACTTGGAGT GTACCAAGACTTTGGAGATAAAGGAGTGGTACCAGAACCGGAAGGACATGCTGGACCTGAAGCACATAAACGAGATCACAGGCCTGATCATCGATTACTTCAAGCCAGGCCACCCCCAGTCTCTGCGCA TGCACTCATACACGTCCATGCAACCTGAGACGGACCGAATCATGGAGTTTTACGAAAAGGCCCGTGTGGACGGCCTGATAAAGCGAGAGGAGACGCCCAAGACGATGACCGAGTACTATCAAGGACGGGCCGACTTCCTCTCCTACCGCCATGTCACTTTCGGGCCCAGGGTCAAAAATTTGGCTCTGAACAGCGCAGAGTCAAACCCCCGGCCTATGGTG AAAATCACAGAGCGGTTCTTCCGCAACTCCGCGAAGCCTGCGGATGAGGACGTGGCGGAACGCGCGTTTCTGATCTTGGAGGAGCGCATCCAGCTGCGCTACCACTGCCGCGAGGACTACATCACCGCCTCCAAGCGCGAGTTCCTGCAGCGCACGGACGTGGACAGCAAAGGCAATAAGATCATCATGACGCCTGACATGTGCATCAGCTTTGAG GTGGAGCCCATGGAGTACACCAAGAAGCTTCTCTACCAGTATGAGGCCATGATGCAGCTAAAGAATGAGGAGAAGTTGTCCAGACATCAGGCCTGGGAGTCAGAGCTCGAG GTGTTGGAAATCCTGAAGCTTCTAGAGGAAGAGGAGGCGGCGCACACACTGACCATCTCCATCTATGACACCAAGCGCAATGAGAAGAGCAGGGAGCATCGGGAGGCCATG GAGCGTGTGATGCACGAGGAGCACATGCGGCAGGTGGAGGCCCAGCTGGACTACCTTGCCCCGTTCCTGGCACAGCTCCTGCCAGGAGAGAAACTGACACGTGGGCAGGCCATGCGCCTTAAGGACGAGTGCCTCAGTGACTTCAAGCAGCGGCTCATCGACAAGGCCAACCTTATCCAGGCCCGTTTTGAGAAG GAGACCCAGGAGCTGCAGAAGAAGCAGCAGTGGTACCAGGAAAACCAGGTGACCCTGACAGCCGAGGATGAAGACTTGTACCTGAGTTACTGTTCTCAGGCCATGTTCCGCATCCGCATCCTGGAACAGCGGCTCAATCG ACACAAGGAGCTGGCTCCACTGAAGTACTTGGCTCTGGAGGAAAAGCTCCACAAGGACCCACGCCTGGTGGAATTCCTGAGAGGCTATGTTTAA
- the DRC7 gene encoding dynein regulatory complex subunit 7 isoform X2 — protein MPYPELYNWDSCAQFVADFLSMVPLSDPLKPPSHLYSSTTVIKYQKGNCFDFSTLLCSMLIGSGYDAYCVNGYGSQDLCHMDLTREVCPLTVKPKQIVQKKEMAPPKKYSVKPPRDLSSRFEKEQEMKKQEGIRAEEERRLRKEEARLQEVANANSDPLYGLRVHCWVLVLSGKREVPENFFIDSFTARSYSTQDDHFLGIESLWNHKNYWVNMQDCWNCCKDLVFDLGDPVRWEYLLLGTDKPYLSVTEEDDNELNDDDDVENLGKEEEDKSFDMPHSWVEQIEISPEAFETRCPNGKKVIHYKQAKLEKWTPYLNSNGLVCRLSTYRDLECTKTLEIKEWYQNRKDMLDLKHINEITGLIIDYFKPGHPQSLRMHSYTSMQPETDRIMEFYEKARVDGLIKREETPKTMTEYYQGRADFLSYRHVTFGPRVKNLALNSAESNPRPMVKITERFFRNSAKPADEDVAERAFLILEERIQLRYHCREDYITASKREFLQRTDVDSKGNKIIMTPDMCISFEVEPMEYTKKLLYQYEAMMQLKNEEKLSRHQAWESELEVLEILKLLEEEEAAHTLTISIYDTKRNEKSREHREAMERVMHEEHMRQVEAQLDYLAPFLAQLLPGEKLTRGQAMRLKDECLSDFKQRLIDKANLIQARFEKETQELQKKQQWYQENQVTLTAEDEDLYLSYCSQAMFRIRILEQRLNRHKELAPLKYLALEEKLHKDPRLVEFLRGYV, from the exons ATGCCCTACCCCGAGCTCTACAACTGGGACAGCTGCGCCCAGTTTGTGGCAGACTTCCTCTCTATGGTGCCCTTGTCGGACCCCCTCAAGCCG CCCTCGCACCTGTACTCCTCGACCACGGTGATCAAGTACCAGAAGGGCAACTGCTTCGACTTCAGCACACTGCTCTGCTCCATGCTCATCGGCTCTGGCTACGACGCCTACTGCGTCAACGGCTACGGCTCCCAGGACCTATGCCACATGGACCTGACTCGGGAGGTGTGCCCGCTCACCGTGAAGCCCAAGCAG ATAgtccagaaaaaggaaatggcaCCACCTAAGAAGTACTCAGTCAAACCCCCCAGGGACCTGAGCAGCAGGTTTGAGAAGGAGCAGGAGATGAAGAAGCAGGAGGGGATCCGAGCCGAGGAGGAGAGGCGgttgaggaaggaggaagcacGCCTCCAG GAGGTGGCGAATGCAAACAGCGACCCTCTGTATGGCTTGCGGGTGCACTGCTGGGTGCTGGTGTTGTCGGGGAAGCGTGAGGTGCCTGAGAACTTTTTCATTGACTCGTTCACGGCTCGCAGCTACAGCACCCAGGACGACCACTTCCTGGGCATCGAGAGCCTCTGGAACCACAAGAATTACTGGGTCAACATGCAGGACTGTTGGAACTGCTGCAAG GACTTGGTCTTTGACCTGGGAGACCCTGTGAGATGGGAGTACCTGCTCTTGGGGACCGATAAGCCTTACCTGTCCGTGACTGAGGAAGATGACAATGAACTGAACGATGACGATGACGTGGAAAATCTG GGCAAGGAGGAAGAGGATAAGAGCTTTGATATGCCACACTCGTGGGTGGAGCAGATTGAGATCTCCCCAGAAG CATTTGAGACCCGCTGCCCAAACGGGAAGAAGGTGATACACTACAAGCAGGCCAAGCTGGAGAAGTGGACCCCCTACCTCAACAGCAATGGCCTCGTGTGCCGCCTCAGCACCTACAGGGACTTGGAGT GTACCAAGACTTTGGAGATAAAGGAGTGGTACCAGAACCGGAAGGACATGCTGGACCTGAAGCACATAAACGAGATCACAGGCCTGATCATCGATTACTTCAAGCCAGGCCACCCCCAGTCTCTGCGCA TGCACTCATACACGTCCATGCAACCTGAGACGGACCGAATCATGGAGTTTTACGAAAAGGCCCGTGTGGACGGCCTGATAAAGCGAGAGGAGACGCCCAAGACGATGACCGAGTACTATCAAGGACGGGCCGACTTCCTCTCCTACCGCCATGTCACTTTCGGGCCCAGGGTCAAAAATTTGGCTCTGAACAGCGCAGAGTCAAACCCCCGGCCTATGGTG AAAATCACAGAGCGGTTCTTCCGCAACTCCGCGAAGCCTGCGGATGAGGACGTGGCGGAACGCGCGTTTCTGATCTTGGAGGAGCGCATCCAGCTGCGCTACCACTGCCGCGAGGACTACATCACCGCCTCCAAGCGCGAGTTCCTGCAGCGCACGGACGTGGACAGCAAAGGCAATAAGATCATCATGACGCCTGACATGTGCATCAGCTTTGAG GTGGAGCCCATGGAGTACACCAAGAAGCTTCTCTACCAGTATGAGGCCATGATGCAGCTAAAGAATGAGGAGAAGTTGTCCAGACATCAGGCCTGGGAGTCAGAGCTCGAG GTGTTGGAAATCCTGAAGCTTCTAGAGGAAGAGGAGGCGGCGCACACACTGACCATCTCCATCTATGACACCAAGCGCAATGAGAAGAGCAGGGAGCATCGGGAGGCCATG GAGCGTGTGATGCACGAGGAGCACATGCGGCAGGTGGAGGCCCAGCTGGACTACCTTGCCCCGTTCCTGGCACAGCTCCTGCCAGGAGAGAAACTGACACGTGGGCAGGCCATGCGCCTTAAGGACGAGTGCCTCAGTGACTTCAAGCAGCGGCTCATCGACAAGGCCAACCTTATCCAGGCCCGTTTTGAGAAG GAGACCCAGGAGCTGCAGAAGAAGCAGCAGTGGTACCAGGAAAACCAGGTGACCCTGACAGCCGAGGATGAAGACTTGTACCTGAGTTACTGTTCTCAGGCCATGTTCCGCATCCGCATCCTGGAACAGCGGCTCAATCG ACACAAGGAGCTGGCTCCACTGAAGTACTTGGCTCTGGAGGAAAAGCTCCACAAGGACCCACGCCTGGTGGAATTCCTGAGAGGCTATGTTTAA